The Bacteroides ovatus genomic interval CTATCGACGTAGGTCCGGATGACTTATCCTCAGGAGATGCCGAAACATTGATTAGTTCAGCTATTGCCGGATTGAATTCAGATGATATTGAAAGCTTTCAAATATTGAAAGACGGATCAGCAACCTCTATCTACGGTGCGCGAGCCATGGCAGGGGTTATTGTAGTAACCACCAAAAAGGGAAAAGCCGGTGTCAGCAAAATCAGCTACACCGGTGAATTTACAACTCGTATGATTCCCAGTTATAAAGAATTCAATATCATGAATTCACAGGAACAAATGGGAATCTATAAAGAAATGGAACAAAAAGGATGGCTCAACAATAGCGATACTTACCGTGCAAAAGATAGCGGAGTGTATGGACGTATGTATCAGTTAATCAATCAATACAATCCGGTTACAGGACAATTCGGGCTTGCCAACACTCCGGAAGCACGTAACGCTTACCTGCGTGAAGCGGAAATGAGAAATACCGACTGGTTTGATACTTTATTTTCCAACAATATCACACAAAATCATTCTGTCAGTATCACTTCCGGAACAGAAAAATCTTCATTCTATGCTTCATTAAGTGCCATGTCAGACCCGGGGTGGTACAAGCAAAGTGAAGTAAAACGCTATACAGCTAATTTAAATACAACATATAATATATATAAGAATTTATCTATAAATTTAATATCCAGTGCTTCCTACCGTAAGCAGAAAGCGCCCGGAACACTGAGTTCTGAAGTGAATGCAGCTAGTGGAGAAGTCACCCGTCAATTTGACATCAATCCATATTCGTATGCACTAAACACATCACGCGCATTGGATCCGGCAGTCAACTATACAGCTAACTACGCACCATTCAATATCCTTCATGAATTGGATAACAATTATATGGACTTAAACGTAGTTGACGTTAAATTCCAAGGAGAAGTAAAATGGAAAGCACTTCCAGAATTAGAGCTTAGCGCATTAGGAGCAGTCAGATATCAAGCTTCTTCGCAAGAACATAATATTAAAGACCACTCGAATCAGGCAACAGCATATCGCACAGGAATGGATGACGCCACTATTCGTGACAACAATAATTTACTCTACACCAACCCCGACAATCCTTATGCTTTACCCATCAGCATACTGCCGGAAGGCGGTATTTACCAGCGTAAGGACTATCGCATGCTGGGAGTAGACTTTCGTGCCACAGCATCCTGGAATCATTTATTTGCAGAAAAGCATATAACCAATCTTTTCGCTGGTATGGAGGTGAATGATTTAAAACGCATGCAGAATTATTTTCAAGGATGGGGAATGCAATATACAATGGGCGAAATTCCATCGTACGTATATGAATTTTTCAAGAAAGGTATTGAGTCCGGTGAAAATTATTATGGATTAAACCATACCACAACAAGGAGTGTAGCAGGTTTTGCCAATGCAACCTATTCGTATGATGGCCGTTATACAGTAAACGGAACATTCCGCTATGAAGGCACCAACCGCATGGGAAAAAGCCGTTCTTCCCGCTGGTTACCTACATGGAATATTTCAGGAGCATGGAATGTACATGAAGAAAATTTCTTCGAAACACTCAGCTCAGTGCTGTCACATTTGACATTCAAAGCATCCTACTCTTTAACTGCCGACAGAGGTCCGGAATATGTAACAAATTCACATGCCATAATCACCAGCTATTCACCATTTCGCCCTTTCACCAGCGGACAGGAAACCGGACTTTATGTATCCGACCCCGAAAATAGCGAATTGACTTACGAAAAGAAGCATGAATTAAACATCGGTGCTGATATGGGATTCTTAGACAACCGGATCAATTTCTCAATCGACTGGTATAAACGCAACAACTATGACCTGATTGGTATAACTCCGACACAAGGAGTAGGTGGTTCTATTTATAAATATGCCAATATAGCCTCCATGAAGTCACATGGTATTGAATTCACCATCTCAAGCAAGAATATCCAATCGAAAGACTTCTCATGGAATACAGATTTCATCTTTTCCAAAGCAAAAAATGAAGTGACCGAGCTTAACGCCCGTTCCAGCGTGATGGATCTGGTTTCAGGCTATGGTTTTGCGCGTCAGGGCTACCCGGTGCGTGGTTTGTTCTCTATCCCATTTGTCGGCTTAAGTTCAAATGGTATCCCAATGTATAATATCAATGGAAAAATAACCAGTACTGATATTGATTTCCAAACACGTGACAATATAGACTATCTAAAATATGAAGGTCCCACTGATCCTACTATAACAGGTAGCTTTGGTAATATCTTCACCTATAAAGCATTCAAACTAAATGTATTTATCACCTATTCATTTGGTAATGTAGTACGTTTAAATCCGTGCTTCAATTATCAATACAGTGACTTATCCTCTATGCCCCGTGAATTCAAAAATCGCTGGACAGTTCCGGGTGATGAGAAGCATACCAATATCCCTGCCATCATTTCCAAACGTCAATATGAAGATAATAAAGATTTGATGTATGCATATAATGCCTATAATTACTCTACAGAACGAATTGCCAAAGGAGACTTTATTCGTATGAAAGAAATTTCCTTGTCCTATGATTTTCCAAAATCATGGATTACATCAGCAAAGATATCCAATTTATCTTTGAAACTTCAGGCTACCAATTTATTCCTAATCTACGCAGATAAGAAGCTAAACGGACAGGACCCGGAATTCTTCAATACCGGTGGAGTTGCCTCCCCTGTACCTCGTCAGTTCACATTAACTCTTAGATTAGGATTTTAACCATTCAGATAATTATAAAAATGATGAAATATAAAAACGTATTATATACAGCAGTCATTTCAACCTTATGCCTGGGAATAACCTCCTGTAGTGATTTTTTGGATGAAATGCCGGACAACCGAACTGAGCTAACTACCGAAGAGAGCATTACCAAAGTATTGGTATCTGCATACCCAATGACCACCAACTGTCATATAGGCGAATTCTACAGTGACAACATTGATGAAAATAGTAAAGCATACAGCTATCTTTTCCGGTTAAACGAGCACTTGTATCGCTGGCAGCAAACCACTGAAGAGAATCAAGACTCACCTCATGCCTTATGGAATGATTGTTATAACTCGATTGCATCGGCCAACCAAGCCCTGGCAGCCATCGAGCAAATGGGAAACCCTCAATCATTGTCAGCACAAAGAGGTGAAGCTCTAATATGTCGCGCATATAATCATTTCGTACTAGCTACCACATTCTGCAAAGCGTATGGTACAAATGCAGATAAAGACCTAGGTATACCTTACATAAAGGAACCGGAAACATCTGTAAATCCACAATACTCACGCGGAACTGTTGCTGAAGTCTATCAAAATATCGCAGCCGATTTAGAAGAAGGATTGCCTCTAATCGACGACAATATTTACTCACGAGTGAAATATCATTTTAATAAAAAGGCTGCCTATGCATTTGCTGCCCGCTTTTATCTATATTACACACAGCCGGATTTTTCTAACTGCCAGAAGGTTATCAATTATGCCAATATAGTACTCGGCACGAATGCTTCCCAATATTTACGTGACTGGGCTGCATTAGGAGCTTTATCTCCCAACAAGAACATACAGCCGAACGCTTATGTAGATGCAGATAATCGGGCAAATCTACTGGTAATATCAGCAGCTTCATATTGGCCATTGGTTTCCGATCCGGGTTATGCCAACTGTGAAAGATACTGCATGAATAATATTACTGCCTCGGAAAGTTGTAAATCCGAAGGTCCATGGGGAGACCAGTCAAGCTACCACCAAATCCCATTTGCGCCTGGTGGCTCTATCAAGAACGGATTCCGCCGTTTAGTCATCTATCAGCAGTTCACATCAGGCAACAGCTGGGTCGGTTATATGCTGTATCCTGCTTTCACTACCGATGAAGCATTACTTTGCCGGGCTGAAGCTTACACATTACTAAAACGTTACGACGAAGCTGCAGCCGATATAGACGCCTGGCAGAAAGCCTTTACGAAAAATACACAAACCTTGTCCAAAGAGACAATCAATGATTTTTATGCTCAATTAAAATATTACACACCGGAAGCCCCGACGGTAAAAAAGGAATTGCATCCGGATTTTGTAATAGAAAAAGGAATGCAAGAGAATCTGATACACTGTATTCTACATGCGAGACGCCTGTTAACTTTAGAAGAGGGACTTAGATGGCAAGATATAAAGCGCTATGGCATTGTAATCTACCGCCG includes:
- a CDS encoding RagB/SusD family nutrient uptake outer membrane protein; this encodes MKYKNVLYTAVISTLCLGITSCSDFLDEMPDNRTELTTEESITKVLVSAYPMTTNCHIGEFYSDNIDENSKAYSYLFRLNEHLYRWQQTTEENQDSPHALWNDCYNSIASANQALAAIEQMGNPQSLSAQRGEALICRAYNHFVLATTFCKAYGTNADKDLGIPYIKEPETSVNPQYSRGTVAEVYQNIAADLEEGLPLIDDNIYSRVKYHFNKKAAYAFAARFYLYYTQPDFSNCQKVINYANIVLGTNASQYLRDWAALGALSPNKNIQPNAYVDADNRANLLVISAASYWPLVSDPGYANCERYCMNNITASESCKSEGPWGDQSSYHQIPFAPGGSIKNGFRRLVIYQQFTSGNSWVGYMLYPAFTTDEALLCRAEAYTLLKRYDEAAADIDAWQKAFTKNTQTLSKETINDFYAQLKYYTPEAPTVKKELHPDFVIEKGMQENLIHCILHARRLLTLEEGLRWQDIKRYGIVIYRRYYEGYTLVNITDKMDTNDPRRAIQLPSSVITAGMQPNPRND
- a CDS encoding SusC/RagA family TonB-linked outer membrane protein, with the translated sequence MRNNWNLLIVCFLCVLCFRPYQVNAQVQSQKKITIEISNERLPSVLKRLEKLSGYKILFTYDDVKKFTVSGSVKDKSIEQTLDIILANKPLEYHIEDQFITITIKGPSKQAKVFNVKGVVISGDDGQPLIGATVVIKGSKSGVLTDIDGKFSIENVSNKSLLQFSYIGMKPQDLTPAPNMNVTLMPDVQTLSEVVVTGMQKMDKRLFTGATKQLSADEVKLDGLPDISRGLEGRAAGVSVQNVSGTFGTAPKIRVRGATSIFGSSKPLWVVDGVIMEDAIDVGPDDLSSGDAETLISSAIAGLNSDDIESFQILKDGSATSIYGARAMAGVIVVTTKKGKAGVSKISYTGEFTTRMIPSYKEFNIMNSQEQMGIYKEMEQKGWLNNSDTYRAKDSGVYGRMYQLINQYNPVTGQFGLANTPEARNAYLREAEMRNTDWFDTLFSNNITQNHSVSITSGTEKSSFYASLSAMSDPGWYKQSEVKRYTANLNTTYNIYKNLSINLISSASYRKQKAPGTLSSEVNAASGEVTRQFDINPYSYALNTSRALDPAVNYTANYAPFNILHELDNNYMDLNVVDVKFQGEVKWKALPELELSALGAVRYQASSQEHNIKDHSNQATAYRTGMDDATIRDNNNLLYTNPDNPYALPISILPEGGIYQRKDYRMLGVDFRATASWNHLFAEKHITNLFAGMEVNDLKRMQNYFQGWGMQYTMGEIPSYVYEFFKKGIESGENYYGLNHTTTRSVAGFANATYSYDGRYTVNGTFRYEGTNRMGKSRSSRWLPTWNISGAWNVHEENFFETLSSVLSHLTFKASYSLTADRGPEYVTNSHAIITSYSPFRPFTSGQETGLYVSDPENSELTYEKKHELNIGADMGFLDNRINFSIDWYKRNNYDLIGITPTQGVGGSIYKYANIASMKSHGIEFTISSKNIQSKDFSWNTDFIFSKAKNEVTELNARSSVMDLVSGYGFARQGYPVRGLFSIPFVGLSSNGIPMYNINGKITSTDIDFQTRDNIDYLKYEGPTDPTITGSFGNIFTYKAFKLNVFITYSFGNVVRLNPCFNYQYSDLSSMPREFKNRWTVPGDEKHTNIPAIISKRQYEDNKDLMYAYNAYNYSTERIAKGDFIRMKEISLSYDFPKSWITSAKISNLSLKLQATNLFLIYADKKLNGQDPEFFNTGGVASPVPRQFTLTLRLGF